In the genome of Mucisphaera calidilacus, one region contains:
- a CDS encoding DUF7453 family protein — MKALSATFCLLSLALTTTARAQLTNILSVGDPLDEGVSFNFVAEYDGVQINNANQIAFFADVTFSDDTFSNRAIYRAEPDGTFTPLALQNQTVFENTTLQNFFDHYWPNYGFVFNDLGQAAFTADLLVEEDDNFDWQYSLLVSDDASNIQRVAYTG, encoded by the coding sequence ATGAAGGCCTTATCGGCAACGTTCTGCCTGCTGAGCCTCGCACTCACCACCACCGCCCGGGCGCAGCTCACGAACATCCTTAGCGTGGGCGACCCCCTCGACGAAGGCGTCAGCTTTAACTTCGTGGCCGAGTATGACGGCGTCCAGATCAACAACGCCAACCAGATCGCTTTCTTCGCCGACGTCACTTTCAGTGATGACACGTTCAGCAACCGGGCTATTTACCGCGCCGAGCCCGACGGCACCTTCACGCCCTTGGCGCTCCAGAACCAGACCGTCTTCGAGAACACCACCCTCCAGAACTTCTTCGACCACTACTGGCCCAATTACGGTTTCGTCTTTAATGACCTCGGTCAGGCCGCCTTCACCGCCGACCTGCTCGTCGAGGAGGACGACAACTTCGATTGGCAGTACTCGCTGCTCGTGTCCGACGACGCCAGCAACATCCAACGCGTTGCCTATACCGGGTAG
- the thiC gene encoding phosphomethylpyrimidine synthase ThiC, which translates to MISKSTTTPTGLESTDCTLPPVAGDPGSQPAPTPGSFAQPARVGTPWTFASQDTPGMPAPSDKTAWDFLPDGWSLEAAPDHASGCAGHNHAELGEHIRCAAPDGFEPITQLEHARLGIITPQMRRVAERESHLSAEQVRDEVAAGRMVIPANTNHLNYQLDPMAIGRASKTKVNANMGASPISSGTDEEVEKLRWAERWGADTVMDLSTGGDLDACREALIQSSTTPIGTVPIYSMIIGRKIEDLDEAAILKTIEHQAQQGVDYFTVHAGILREHLPLAKDRLIGLVSRGGSLLAKWMITHQAENPMNTAWEKICQIMRRHDVTFSIGDGCRPGGLADATDALQLAELAEIGKLTERAWRVGVQVMVEGPGHVPFDQIEFNMKAQRRICHGAPFYVLGPLVTDIFPGYDHITSCIGATAAAFHGAAMLCYVTPKEHLGLPKKDDVKQGCIAYKIAAHAADVALGIPGTRNPDDELTKARAALNWEKHFQLSFDPDTARAYHDEDLDVDTDFCAMCGHDWCSVRISKEIQDWASGKAEGYEREKVMRSAALTVEQKEILEQRGVLSPEEIHKLASKTKKTVDADDAGKAACHSDYVDDATAKKMQGHLADQPAT; encoded by the coding sequence ATGATCAGCAAGTCCACCACCACACCCACCGGGCTCGAATCCACCGACTGCACCCTGCCCCCTGTCGCGGGCGACCCCGGCAGCCAGCCCGCGCCCACGCCCGGCTCCTTCGCCCAGCCCGCTCGGGTGGGCACGCCATGGACCTTCGCCTCGCAGGACACCCCCGGCATGCCGGCCCCGAGCGACAAGACCGCCTGGGACTTCCTGCCCGACGGCTGGTCTCTTGAAGCCGCACCCGATCACGCCAGCGGCTGCGCCGGCCACAATCACGCCGAACTCGGCGAGCACATCCGCTGCGCGGCCCCCGACGGTTTCGAACCTATCACACAGCTCGAACACGCCCGTCTCGGCATCATCACGCCACAGATGCGTCGCGTCGCCGAACGCGAAAGCCACCTATCCGCCGAGCAGGTCCGCGACGAGGTCGCCGCGGGTCGCATGGTCATCCCCGCCAACACGAATCACCTGAATTATCAGCTCGACCCCATGGCCATCGGCCGCGCTTCAAAGACCAAGGTCAATGCCAACATGGGAGCCTCGCCCATCTCTTCCGGCACCGACGAGGAAGTCGAAAAGCTCCGCTGGGCCGAACGCTGGGGCGCCGACACCGTCATGGACCTTTCCACGGGAGGCGATCTCGACGCCTGCCGCGAAGCACTCATCCAGAGCAGCACCACGCCGATCGGCACCGTCCCCATCTACTCGATGATCATCGGCCGCAAGATCGAAGACCTCGACGAGGCCGCCATCCTCAAGACGATTGAGCATCAGGCCCAGCAGGGGGTCGATTATTTCACCGTCCACGCGGGCATCCTTCGCGAGCACCTGCCGCTGGCCAAGGACCGCCTGATCGGTCTCGTCTCCCGTGGCGGGTCGCTGCTGGCCAAGTGGATGATCACCCACCAGGCCGAGAACCCGATGAACACCGCCTGGGAGAAGATCTGCCAGATCATGCGCCGGCATGACGTCACGTTCTCCATCGGCGACGGCTGCAGGCCCGGCGGGCTCGCCGACGCCACCGACGCTCTCCAGCTCGCCGAGCTCGCCGAGATCGGCAAGCTCACCGAACGTGCCTGGCGCGTAGGCGTTCAGGTCATGGTCGAGGGTCCCGGCCACGTCCCCTTCGATCAGATCGAGTTCAACATGAAGGCTCAGCGGCGCATCTGCCACGGCGCACCCTTCTACGTTCTCGGTCCTCTCGTCACGGACATCTTTCCCGGCTACGACCACATCACCTCGTGCATCGGCGCCACCGCAGCCGCCTTCCACGGCGCCGCCATGCTCTGTTATGTCACGCCCAAGGAGCACCTCGGTCTGCCCAAGAAGGACGACGTCAAGCAGGGCTGCATCGCCTACAAGATCGCCGCTCACGCCGCCGACGTCGCGCTGGGCATCCCGGGCACGCGCAACCCGGACGACGAACTGACCAAGGCCCGCGCCGCCCTTAATTGGGAGAAGCACTTCCAGCTCAGCTTCGACCCCGACACCGCCCGTGCGTACCACGACGAGGACCTCGACGTCGACACCGACTTCTGCGCGATGTGCGGGCATGACTGGTGCTCGGTGCGCATCTCCAAGGAGATTCAGGACTGGGCCTCGGGCAAGGCCGAGGGTTACGAGCGCGAGAAGGTGATGCGTTCCGCGGCCCTCACTGTCGAGCAGAAGGAGATTCTCGAGCAGCGAGGTGTGCTCTCGCCGGAAGAGATCCACAAGCTCGCCAGCAAGACGAAGAAGACCGTCGACGCCGACGATGCCGGCAAAGCCGCCTGCCACTCGGATTACGTGGATGACGCCACCGCGAAGAAGATGCAGGGCCATCTTGCCGATCAGCCTGCAACCTGA
- a CDS encoding type II secretion system protein: MRSKQRERGGFTLVEILIVVVILGVLAAMVIPQMSSATDEARIGAAIANRNAIHSAILSYFKDHAEYPQTLDPDWFVNKRLPANPFGQAWEGDPVQEFSSNDLSRRIPEYKIINPSLNYGKPFWYHPRTGDIYLRVPDQGNDAETLALFNRINGLDLTSITQDMP; encoded by the coding sequence ATGCGAAGCAAGCAGCGCGAACGTGGTGGTTTTACGCTCGTTGAGATCCTGATCGTGGTGGTGATCCTCGGCGTGCTCGCGGCGATGGTGATCCCGCAGATGAGCTCGGCAACGGACGAGGCACGGATCGGCGCCGCGATCGCCAACCGCAACGCGATCCATTCAGCAATCCTGAGCTACTTCAAAGATCACGCCGAGTATCCGCAGACACTCGACCCCGACTGGTTTGTCAACAAACGGCTGCCGGCCAATCCGTTCGGCCAGGCGTGGGAGGGCGACCCGGTGCAGGAGTTCAGCAGCAACGACCTGTCGCGTCGTATCCCGGAGTACAAGATCATCAACCCGAGCCTGAACTACGGCAAGCCTTTCTGGTATCACCCACGCACCGGCGATATCTACCTGCGTGTGCCGGATCAGGGCAACGACGCGGAGACGCTGGCCCTGTTCAACCGGATCAATGGCCTGGACCTGACGAGCATCACGCAGGACATGCCTTAA
- a CDS encoding sugar phosphate isomerase/epimerase family protein, translating to MSSIPFALQLYSIREHAKQDILDAIKQVASWGYEGVEFAGFHGATPAEIKKLLDDLGLRAAGSHVALETLEGDELNKTLDEHLAVGCTNLVVPYIPEELRDTDANARKTAERFAAVAENLKPHGCKTGFHNHWFDLDPLDGGKSWYDIVAEMTDDTVIMQCDTGNTYAGGYDAVEFIRRYPGRGTTLHLKEYKGERGGGVDILGKAVVGKGDTNWAEVFKAAEEVAGCQWYIVEQEGHVSLDEMEAARQCIENIKALASA from the coding sequence ATGTCCTCGATCCCCTTTGCACTCCAGCTCTATTCCATTCGTGAACACGCCAAGCAGGACATCCTCGACGCGATCAAGCAGGTCGCGAGTTGGGGCTACGAGGGCGTCGAATTCGCCGGCTTTCACGGGGCGACGCCCGCCGAGATCAAGAAGCTTCTCGACGACCTCGGCCTGAGGGCTGCGGGCAGTCATGTTGCGCTCGAAACCCTCGAAGGCGATGAGCTCAACAAGACTCTCGACGAGCACCTCGCCGTCGGCTGCACCAATCTTGTCGTTCCTTACATCCCCGAGGAACTGCGTGACACGGACGCCAATGCGCGTAAGACCGCCGAGCGTTTCGCCGCGGTCGCCGAGAACCTCAAGCCCCATGGCTGCAAGACCGGCTTCCACAACCACTGGTTTGACCTCGACCCGCTCGACGGCGGCAAGTCCTGGTACGACATCGTGGCTGAGATGACCGACGACACCGTCATCATGCAGTGCGACACCGGCAACACCTATGCGGGCGGCTACGACGCGGTCGAGTTCATCCGACGGTACCCCGGCCGCGGCACCACTCTGCACCTCAAGGAGTACAAGGGCGAGCGTGGCGGCGGCGTCGATATCCTCGGTAAGGCCGTCGTCGGCAAGGGGGATACCAACTGGGCGGAGGTCTTCAAGGCCGCCGAAGAAGTCGCCGGTTGCCAGTGGTACATCGTCGAGCAGGAAGGCCATGTGAGCCTTGACGAGATGGAAGCAGCCAGGCAGTGCATCGAGAACATCAAGGCACTCGCCAGCGCCTGA
- a CDS encoding DUF1572 family protein yields the protein MPEPDTHDALGQLVIDAATDMFRSQKRMADRAIEQVTFEQLRWQPDPDTNSAAIIIKHLAGSMRSRWSDFLTSDGEKPWRDRDDEFVDRYKDEKELLRDWEAGWSILFKTMESLTPADLTKTVMIRDEPESVVGVINRQLAHYGYHLGQLVWLCRWQAGDNWSILTVPKGGATTLTDKEDDAGEE from the coding sequence ATGCCCGAACCGGATACCCACGACGCACTCGGTCAACTCGTGATCGACGCAGCGACGGACATGTTCCGTTCGCAGAAGCGCATGGCGGACCGCGCGATCGAGCAGGTAACCTTCGAGCAGCTCCGCTGGCAGCCTGATCCGGATACCAACTCCGCCGCCATCATCATCAAGCATCTGGCGGGCAGCATGCGTTCGCGTTGGTCGGACTTCCTGACCTCGGATGGAGAAAAGCCCTGGCGCGACCGCGACGATGAGTTTGTCGACCGCTACAAGGACGAGAAGGAGCTGCTCCGCGACTGGGAGGCCGGCTGGTCGATTCTCTTCAAGACCATGGAGAGCCTCACTCCTGCGGACCTCACCAAGACCGTGATGATCCGGGACGAGCCGGAGTCGGTGGTGGGGGTGATCAACCGCCAGCTGGCTCACTATGGCTACCATCTCGGTCAGCTGGTCTGGCTCTGCCGCTGGCAGGCCGGCGACAACTGGTCCATCCTGACTGTTCCCAAGGGCGGGGCGACGACCCTGACCGACAAAGAGGATGACGCGGGCGAGGAATAA
- a CDS encoding regulatory protein RecX — MCEKQVSALRPETRDPDRVRVMVGQRRVATLTARSVIELGITVGGAWTETMAAAAQRMEASDKAVSKARGYLSRRMHSRRQLDLKLNRAGFEPAIRREALDRLDTAGLLNDRLFAERLVEEWRGRRGAGPRLVRDKLRAAGVADAVINEVLTDEDCSQMNDASLAMDYAQRQLAGLARHPPEVQKRRLYGRMARRGYDAEVIREVVDRLIGEGSDG, encoded by the coding sequence GTGTGTGAAAAGCAGGTCAGTGCGTTACGGCCGGAGACGCGCGACCCCGATCGGGTCCGCGTGATGGTGGGCCAGCGCCGCGTGGCAACGCTCACCGCCCGGTCGGTGATCGAACTCGGCATCACGGTCGGGGGAGCCTGGACCGAGACGATGGCGGCGGCGGCCCAGCGCATGGAAGCGTCGGATAAGGCGGTTTCCAAGGCACGAGGCTACCTGTCGCGACGGATGCACAGCCGACGTCAACTGGATCTGAAACTCAATCGCGCCGGGTTTGAACCCGCGATCCGGCGTGAGGCGCTGGATCGACTCGACACGGCGGGCCTGCTGAATGACCGGCTCTTTGCCGAACGGTTGGTGGAAGAGTGGCGCGGCCGGCGGGGCGCGGGACCCAGGCTGGTGCGGGACAAGCTGCGTGCGGCGGGGGTCGCGGACGCCGTGATCAACGAGGTGCTGACCGACGAGGACTGTTCACAGATGAATGACGCCTCGCTGGCGATGGATTACGCCCAGCGTCAACTGGCGGGGCTAGCCCGGCACCCACCGGAAGTGCAGAAGCGTCGGCTCTACGGGCGGATGGCCCGGCGGGGATATGACGCCGAGGTGATCCGCGAGGTCGTGGATCGATTGATCGGGGAAGGCTCGGATGGCTGA
- a CDS encoding PEGA domain-containing protein, with product MPRVCLCVLMLSLVAGGCVRRTITITSEPSGALVHLNDREVGRTPLSLPFTYYGVYDVRLEQETSEPLWTTGKADPPWWAYPGPDLIAEFIPGLKDEVAWHYELTPAVAVEDENIDAVNLRARQMRARLDQPISDED from the coding sequence ATGCCAAGAGTCTGCCTCTGTGTGTTGATGCTGTCGCTGGTGGCCGGCGGCTGCGTCCGCCGAACCATCACGATCACCTCGGAACCATCGGGCGCGCTCGTGCACCTCAACGACCGCGAAGTGGGGCGCACGCCCCTGTCGCTGCCCTTCACCTACTACGGCGTCTACGACGTCCGGCTCGAGCAGGAGACGAGCGAACCGCTCTGGACCACAGGCAAGGCTGACCCGCCCTGGTGGGCCTATCCGGGACCGGATCTCATCGCCGAATTCATACCCGGCCTCAAGGACGAAGTCGCCTGGCACTACGAGCTGACGCCGGCGGTCGCCGTGGAGGACGAAAACATCGACGCAGTCAACCTGCGGGCCAGACAGATGCGTGCCCGACTGGATCAGCCCATCTCGGACGAGGATTGA
- a CDS encoding phosphatase PAP2 family protein: MSDELPTMRTRGGVTPGWKSVLLLLVVAVAGFALLTPLDHWGWVHLTHKRSVIEDWHRLLRIAGYFPTWLLFATVLLLELGRKARRGNWHPSLILLAPIALAAALSEVLKIISKRQRPELNDGDYGWRDWVDAPLSTGGIGLPSGHAATAFAAAFILCRLYPRSTPVWLILGIGCGATRVIAGAHFITDVYLSAVLAYAAARTVWYYAHPPQAGLTQSSSEMG; this comes from the coding sequence ATGAGCGATGAGTTGCCCACGATGCGCACACGTGGCGGTGTCACGCCGGGCTGGAAGAGCGTGCTGCTGTTGCTCGTCGTTGCGGTCGCGGGTTTCGCTTTGCTCACGCCGCTCGATCATTGGGGCTGGGTGCATCTGACCCACAAACGCAGCGTCATCGAGGACTGGCACCGCCTGCTGCGCATCGCCGGTTACTTCCCGACCTGGCTTTTGTTCGCGACGGTTCTTCTCCTCGAACTTGGTCGCAAGGCGCGCAGGGGTAACTGGCACCCGTCGCTCATCCTTCTCGCTCCGATCGCTCTTGCAGCGGCGTTGTCCGAGGTTCTGAAGATCATCTCGAAGCGGCAGCGGCCTGAGTTGAACGACGGCGACTACGGCTGGCGTGACTGGGTCGATGCGCCGCTTTCTACCGGTGGCATCGGTCTGCCGTCCGGGCACGCGGCCACGGCGTTCGCTGCGGCGTTCATTCTCTGCCGTCTGTACCCGCGTTCGACGCCTGTCTGGCTGATTCTCGGCATCGGCTGTGGTGCTACCCGGGTGATCGCCGGCGCCCACTTCATCACCGATGTCTATCTCTCCGCGGTCCTTGCCTACGCCGCTGCGCGCACCGTCTGGTATTACGCTCATCCCCCGCAAGCCGGGTTGACTCAATCCTCGTCCGAGATGGGCTGA
- a CDS encoding ArnT family glycosyltransferase: MNRPAEPRSCTSLADTENRWLGRVVRFALLIFALRVLYLILDNPYELAGDEAQYWDWSRRIDWSYYSKGPGIAWLIGLSTRLFGHEAWAVRFPAAVSGSLTILACGWMTARLGHGQPRAPFYAAVMAAFAPFLFATSQFMTIDAPFFAAWAIAAAIALRILTTSRSTLWLWCALGITVGVGVLLKYTMLLLIPGLVIGFVSACRLRPGLRLGRSGPLLAVVLALVTMLPIAIWNQMNGWPTVAHLLGHLGAPGGDLEPARRWFYNPLWTLEAVAVQMLLIAPGISLLVILALRRVSFVDDPTRSGIRLLTWMAWPVFGLYFLVSFATNVEANWPAAGWITLIPVAAVGLPTRLCSPGYNPWKFGWHAILTIAVIAAPLILFGPHLMRAPGVHLLPFHGAIEKGLQRVSRSEEEALCVAEIQQRIAEETGLDPFIVGAHYGRAALIAYYHPGHPVVFSGASALGDRESSYDYFADTSLEREDLLGRPAILIGTQPRKWVTGLVFERIEALPDHRDISVGYGYLGTTESFDER; this comes from the coding sequence ATGAACCGTCCCGCCGAGCCACGCTCTTGCACATCCCTCGCCGACACGGAGAACCGATGGTTGGGAAGGGTTGTGCGTTTCGCGCTGCTGATCTTCGCCTTGCGGGTGCTGTATCTCATTCTCGACAACCCCTACGAGCTCGCGGGTGACGAGGCGCAGTACTGGGACTGGTCGCGCCGCATTGACTGGTCGTACTACAGCAAGGGCCCGGGCATCGCCTGGCTGATCGGTCTGTCGACGCGGCTCTTCGGCCACGAGGCATGGGCCGTCCGATTTCCTGCAGCGGTCTCCGGCAGCCTGACCATCCTCGCCTGCGGCTGGATGACCGCTCGCCTGGGCCACGGGCAGCCACGCGCGCCGTTTTATGCCGCCGTCATGGCCGCCTTTGCGCCATTCCTGTTCGCCACCAGTCAGTTCATGACGATCGACGCGCCTTTCTTTGCGGCTTGGGCCATTGCCGCCGCGATCGCTCTCAGGATCCTCACCACCTCGCGGAGCACGCTCTGGCTCTGGTGCGCCTTGGGGATTACGGTCGGCGTCGGTGTGCTGCTCAAGTACACGATGCTCCTGCTCATCCCGGGTCTCGTGATCGGTTTCGTGTCGGCGTGCAGGCTTCGTCCCGGCCTTCGCCTCGGCCGATCGGGGCCGCTGCTCGCCGTCGTCCTCGCCCTCGTCACGATGCTCCCGATCGCCATCTGGAACCAGATGAACGGCTGGCCCACGGTCGCGCACCTGCTCGGGCATCTGGGCGCACCGGGAGGCGATCTCGAACCCGCGAGACGTTGGTTTTACAACCCGCTCTGGACGCTCGAAGCCGTCGCGGTGCAGATGTTGCTGATCGCACCGGGCATCTCGTTGCTGGTGATTCTCGCGCTGCGTCGCGTGAGTTTCGTGGACGACCCGACACGCTCGGGGATCCGCCTGCTGACGTGGATGGCCTGGCCTGTTTTCGGCCTCTATTTTCTGGTCTCCTTCGCGACCAACGTCGAGGCGAATTGGCCCGCGGCGGGCTGGATCACCCTCATCCCGGTGGCCGCTGTCGGCCTGCCTACGCGCCTCTGCAGCCCCGGCTACAACCCGTGGAAATTCGGCTGGCACGCCATTCTGACCATCGCCGTGATCGCTGCGCCGCTGATTCTCTTTGGTCCGCATCTGATGCGGGCGCCCGGCGTCCACCTGCTCCCGTTCCACGGCGCTATCGAGAAGGGTCTGCAACGCGTGTCGCGGTCTGAGGAGGAGGCGTTGTGTGTTGCCGAGATCCAGCAGCGCATTGCGGAAGAGACCGGGCTGGATCCGTTCATCGTCGGTGCCCACTACGGCCGTGCGGCCTTGATTGCCTACTACCATCCGGGCCACCCCGTCGTTTTCAGTGGTGCTTCTGCGCTCGGCGACCGCGAGTCTTCTTACGACTACTTCGCGGACACGAGTCTGGAGCGCGAAGACCTGCTCGGTCGCCCCGCCATCCTGATCGGCACGCAGCCCCGGAAGTGGGTGACCGGTCTGGTCTTTGAGCGTATCGAGGCGCTCCCCGATCATCGCGATATCAGCGTGGGCTATGGCTACCTCGGCACCACGGAGTCTTTCGATGAGCGATGA
- a CDS encoding gamma-butyrobetaine hydroxylase-like domain-containing protein: MDEYVPSRLDLDRENALTIRWSDGRVSVYPIAYLRRLSPSADAREMRKEIESNPLTVLPSTDGGPLRAESAELVGNYALRIRFSDGHDTGLYSWAYLREIDPGRDDAHDRATPPS, from the coding sequence ATGGATGAATATGTGCCCAGCCGCCTCGACCTCGACCGCGAGAACGCGCTGACAATCCGCTGGAGTGACGGCCGCGTGTCGGTCTACCCCATCGCCTACCTGCGTCGCCTGTCGCCATCCGCGGACGCCCGGGAGATGCGCAAGGAGATCGAGAGCAACCCCCTGACGGTGCTCCCCTCAACTGACGGCGGGCCGCTACGGGCGGAATCAGCCGAGCTGGTGGGCAACTACGCCCTGCGCATCCGCTTCTCCGACGGACACGACACCGGGCTCTACTCGTGGGCCTATCTCCGGGAGATCGACCCCGGCCGAGACGATGCTCACGACCGGGCCACGCCCCCGTCTTAA
- a CDS encoding response regulator transcription factor: MSDTQAHNGSNADTSILLVEDEQDLLELLEYNLEREGYKVRTATTGEAGLKAVRSELPDMILLDLMLPGMDGLEVCRTLKSRENTAVVPVIMLTAKGEESDIVRGLELGADDYITKPFSPRVLLARIRALLRRSVDGVIEGDDSRTIDTGQVVIDLERHEVRSSGDVVDLTATEFKLLRLLAARRGRVFTRQQIIESIHEGFAAVTDRSVDVQVVSLRRKLGDVGQQIETVRGVGYRFRD; this comes from the coding sequence ATGTCTGACACGCAGGCACATAACGGCAGCAATGCAGACACGTCGATCCTCCTCGTCGAAGACGAGCAGGACCTGCTTGAATTGCTCGAATACAACCTCGAGCGTGAGGGCTACAAGGTCCGCACCGCTACCACGGGCGAGGCCGGTCTCAAGGCAGTGCGATCGGAACTCCCGGACATGATCCTGCTCGACCTCATGCTCCCCGGGATGGACGGCCTGGAAGTCTGCCGCACGCTCAAGTCCCGTGAAAACACCGCGGTGGTGCCCGTCATCATGCTGACGGCCAAGGGCGAGGAATCGGACATCGTGCGCGGCCTCGAACTGGGCGCGGACGACTACATCACCAAGCCCTTCAGCCCGCGCGTCCTCCTGGCACGCATCCGGGCCCTGCTCCGCCGCTCCGTCGATGGCGTGATCGAGGGCGACGACAGCCGAACGATCGATACCGGACAGGTCGTCATCGACCTCGAACGCCACGAAGTACGCTCCAGCGGCGACGTCGTCGACCTCACCGCGACCGAGTTCAAGCTGCTCAGGCTGCTGGCCGCCCGTCGGGGCCGTGTCTTCACACGCCAGCAGATCATCGAGTCGATCCACGAGGGCTTCGCCGCCGTCACCGACCGCTCGGTCGACGTCCAGGTCGTCTCCCTCCGCCGCAAGCTGGGCGACGTGGGCCAGCAGATCGAGACGGTCCGTGGCGTGGGGTATCGCTTCCGCGACTGA
- a CDS encoding HAMP domain-containing sensor histidine kinase, with the protein MLDPTTSQIILAIAILLAVIVVVVIYQVARAIREFRRAAIRLASGDLSKPVRATGTLRLAGLAETLDEMASQLQGRLSDVVQQRNELGAVLSSMREGVMAIDLDERVLSLNRAAAELLRLSPEQTIGRPIQEVIRNAALQKFVTQTLRDGAADEAEMNLRVGTSDGGTRRYFQIQSGMLRDARGERLGAVIVLHDVTQVRRLERIRREFVANVSHEVKTPVSAIKAASETLIEDPDIAPEGRQRFLRIVARQASRLEAIVEDLLSLARIEQQRGEVQAELEGQRVLPVIQAAVETLHTRARSRSVAVRVEDHDELQARINPALLEQAVVNLIDNAIKYGPEGSEVSIRVTSDHDEVVIAVSDQGRGIEPEHLPRIFERFYRTDRSRSRELGGTGLGLSIVKHVAEAHGGRVSVDSVPDEGCTFRIHLNPTAYAATAAHTKN; encoded by the coding sequence ATGCTGGATCCGACTACGTCTCAGATCATCCTCGCCATCGCGATCCTCCTCGCGGTCATCGTCGTGGTCGTGATCTACCAGGTCGCACGCGCGATCCGTGAGTTCCGACGGGCCGCGATCCGGCTGGCCAGCGGCGACCTGAGCAAGCCGGTGCGCGCAACCGGCACCCTGCGGCTGGCCGGACTCGCCGAAACCCTCGACGAGATGGCCTCGCAGCTTCAGGGACGTCTCTCGGACGTCGTGCAGCAACGCAACGAACTCGGCGCGGTGCTCTCGTCCATGCGCGAGGGCGTGATGGCGATCGACCTCGACGAGCGGGTGCTGAGCCTCAACCGCGCCGCGGCCGAACTCCTGCGCCTCTCGCCCGAGCAGACCATCGGCCGGCCGATCCAGGAAGTCATCCGCAACGCGGCCCTCCAGAAGTTCGTGACCCAGACCCTGAGGGACGGCGCCGCCGACGAAGCCGAGATGAACCTCCGCGTCGGCACCAGTGACGGCGGAACCCGACGCTACTTCCAGATCCAGAGCGGCATGCTCCGTGACGCGCGGGGCGAACGCCTCGGTGCGGTCATCGTGCTCCACGACGTGACCCAGGTCCGCCGGCTCGAACGCATCCGGCGCGAGTTTGTGGCGAACGTCTCGCACGAGGTCAAGACCCCGGTCAGCGCCATCAAAGCCGCCTCGGAGACGCTCATCGAAGACCCCGACATCGCGCCCGAGGGACGCCAACGCTTCCTGCGCATCGTCGCACGACAGGCCTCACGCCTCGAGGCCATCGTCGAGGACCTCCTGAGCCTCGCACGCATCGAACAGCAGCGCGGCGAGGTACAGGCGGAACTCGAGGGTCAACGCGTGCTCCCCGTGATCCAGGCCGCCGTGGAAACCCTCCACACCAGGGCACGCTCACGATCGGTCGCCGTCCGCGTCGAGGACCACGACGAACTCCAGGCCAGGATCAACCCGGCCCTGCTCGAGCAGGCCGTCGTCAACCTCATCGACAACGCCATCAAGTACGGCCCCGAGGGCAGCGAGGTCAGCATCCGCGTCACCTCCGATCACGACGAGGTGGTCATCGCCGTCTCCGATCAGGGACGAGGCATCGAGCCGGAACACCTGCCACGAATCTTCGAAAGATTTTACCGCACCGACCGCTCCCGCAGCCGTGAACTGGGCGGAACCGGACTGGGCCTGTCGATCGTCAAACACGTCGCCGAAGCCCACGGCGGACGCGTCAGCGTCGATTCCGTCCCCGACGAGGGATGCACCTTCCGGATCCACCTCAACCCCACCGCCTACGCTGCAACCGCGGCACACACCAAGAATTAA
- the phoU gene encoding phosphate signaling complex protein PhoU — protein sequence MPTHLQRQLDKLKRSLLSLGTLVEEAVDGAIRAIQSRDVTLAEEVIAGDAAIDQLEIDVEEECLHTLALHQPVAFDLRFVVAVLKINNDLERIGDLAVNAAQQAQFLASCAMVDRVPFNLGRMSELVQQMLSKSLDALVNLDPELAREVRTLDDTVDSIHRDMYDRISDSMRKNQDQIEQMVHLINVSRQLERMADHAVNIAKDVIYMAEGDIVRHRKLPPREASA from the coding sequence GTGCCGACACACCTTCAGCGACAACTCGACAAGCTCAAACGCTCGCTGCTCTCGCTGGGCACCCTCGTCGAGGAGGCCGTAGACGGAGCGATCCGCGCGATCCAGAGCCGAGACGTCACGCTGGCCGAAGAAGTCATCGCGGGCGACGCCGCCATCGACCAGCTCGAGATCGATGTCGAGGAGGAATGCCTCCACACCCTGGCCCTCCACCAGCCCGTCGCTTTTGACCTGCGCTTCGTTGTCGCGGTCCTCAAGATCAACAACGACCTCGAACGCATCGGCGACCTCGCAGTCAACGCCGCCCAGCAGGCACAGTTCCTCGCCTCCTGCGCTATGGTCGACCGTGTGCCCTTCAACCTCGGACGCATGAGCGAACTCGTCCAGCAGATGCTCAGCAAGAGCCTAGACGCGCTGGTCAACCTCGACCCCGAACTGGCCCGTGAGGTCAGAACACTCGACGACACCGTCGACAGCATCCACCGCGATATGTACGACCGCATCTCCGACTCGATGCGGAAAAACCAGGACCAGATCGAGCAGATGGTCCACCTGATCAACGTCTCGAGGCAGCTCGAGCGGATGGCCGATCACGCCGTCAACATCGCCAAGGACGTCATCTATATGGCCGAGGGCGACATCGTCCGCCACCGCAAGCTCCCGCCGCGCGAGGCGAGCGCCTGA